The proteins below come from a single Halostagnicola larsenii XH-48 genomic window:
- the mtnP gene encoding S-methyl-5'-thioadenosine phosphorylase yields MTIGVIGGSGIYEALPLENTRTESVSTPYGEPSDDITLGELGGNEVAFLPRHGTDHQHTPTDASYRANIYALKSMGVDRVIATNAVGSLREDLPPQTLVIPDQIFDRTKHRSPTFFGDGMVVHMGFAQPYCPEMVAHLAESARAATDATVSENGTYVCIEGPQYSTKAESEFYREQGWDIVGMTAIPEAKLAREAELSYATVAGVTDYDVWKEDSEVTLEEVLENAAANQESINEVIERAIRTMPADFESRAWSALEDTINTPAESIPAETRERVELLAGEYLED; encoded by the coding sequence ATGACCATCGGCGTCATCGGCGGCAGCGGAATCTACGAGGCACTGCCACTCGAGAACACGCGGACCGAGTCGGTCTCGACACCGTACGGCGAACCGAGCGACGACATCACGCTGGGCGAACTCGGGGGGAATGAGGTCGCCTTCCTGCCGCGACACGGAACCGATCACCAGCACACGCCGACCGACGCGTCATACCGGGCAAACATCTACGCGCTCAAGTCCATGGGCGTCGACCGCGTTATCGCCACCAACGCTGTCGGGAGCCTCCGCGAAGACCTTCCCCCGCAGACGCTGGTTATCCCGGACCAGATTTTCGACCGCACGAAACACCGATCGCCGACGTTCTTCGGCGACGGCATGGTCGTCCACATGGGCTTCGCACAGCCGTACTGTCCGGAGATGGTCGCCCACCTCGCCGAGTCCGCGCGGGCGGCGACTGATGCCACGGTCTCCGAGAACGGCACGTACGTCTGCATCGAGGGGCCGCAGTACTCGACGAAAGCCGAAAGCGAGTTCTACCGCGAACAGGGCTGGGATATCGTCGGGATGACGGCGATTCCCGAGGCCAAACTCGCCCGCGAGGCCGAGTTGAGCTACGCGACCGTCGCCGGCGTCACCGACTACGACGTCTGGAAGGAAGACAGCGAGGTCACCCTCGAGGAGGTCCTCGAGAACGCCGCAGCCAATCAGGAGTCGATCAACGAGGTTATCGAACGTGCGATCCGAACCATGCCAGCGGACTTCGAGAGCCGCGCCTGGTCGGCGCTCGAGGACACGATCAACACACCGGCGGAGTCGATTCCGGCAGAGACCCGCGAACGCGTCGAGCTATTAGCCGGCGAGTACCTCGAGGACTGA
- a CDS encoding Zn-ribbon domain-containing OB-fold protein, with amino-acid sequence MSEIRDAGFDDWLDAAEEGEAYYLECAAGHGSLPPRQVCPECGSTELTRQRLPESGEIETFTVTHVPTPSFEEDAPYATAIADFGPVRLTGQVAGIDLESIENGLEVEISVAVSETTDERVLTFEPV; translated from the coding sequence ATGAGCGAGATCAGAGACGCGGGATTCGACGACTGGCTCGACGCCGCAGAAGAGGGCGAGGCCTATTACCTCGAGTGTGCCGCCGGACACGGCTCGCTGCCGCCGCGGCAGGTGTGTCCGGAGTGTGGATCGACGGAACTCACGCGCCAGCGGTTGCCCGAATCAGGCGAAATAGAGACGTTCACCGTCACGCACGTTCCGACGCCGTCGTTCGAGGAGGACGCCCCCTACGCGACCGCGATCGCGGATTTCGGCCCGGTTCGACTCACCGGACAGGTCGCCGGCATCGACCTCGAGTCGATCGAAAACGGCCTCGAGGTCGAGATCTCGGTCGCCGTCTCCGAGACGACCGACGAGCGAGTGCTGACGTTCGAGCCAGTCTAG